In Helianthus annuus cultivar XRQ/B chromosome 9, HanXRQr2.0-SUNRISE, whole genome shotgun sequence, the following are encoded in one genomic region:
- the LOC110875612 gene encoding (R)-mandelonitrile lyase 3, producing MYKTHFIVFLTAANGVRHHDSNGTRHEVHVRTGGILSAGAIGSPQLLLLSGLGPNSSLLSLNILVVGDHPFVRQFMADNPRNSINLLVPVRLTDVGVRVAGITNSGPYVESLTISRVASIIPFIPNINLIPPANSIGPRVQFNYYSNTEDLLQCRNIVDVFRNVLETQAVEEYKFPSIIGLRHFSYIGPSIPTDPSDEESIATFCRKTLATFWHHHGGCLVNMVVDSHL from the exons ATGTACAAAACccattttattgttttcttgacAGCTGCAAATGGCGTTAGACACCATGATTCCAATGGAACACGTCACGAAGTGCATGTAAGAACAGGAGGAATTTTGAGTGCCGGAGCTATTGGGAGTCCACAACTTTTGCTACTAAGTGGATTAGGGCCAAATTCATCCCTCTTGTCTCTAAATATTCTAGTTGTTGGTGACCATCCGTTTGTCAGACAATTTATGGCTGATAATCCACGTAATAGCATTAATCTTTTGGTACCAGTTAGATTAACTGATGTAGGAGTTCGTGTTGCCGGGATCACAAACAGTGGCCCATATGTGGAGTCTCTCACAATTTCCCGAGTTGCATCTATCATACCTTTCATTCCTAACATAAACTTGATTCCACCAGCAAACTCAA TTGGCCCAAGAGTTCAGTTTAATTATTACTCTAACACTGAAGACTTACTCCAATGCCGCAATATTGTTGATGTATTTAGGAACGTTTTGGAAACTCAAGCTGTAGAAGAATATAAGTTTCCCAGCATCATTGGTCTTAGGCACTTCAGTTATATTGGTCCATCCATACCCACGGATCCCTCTGATGAAGAGTCCATTGCGACTTTCTGTCGTAAAACGTTGGCTACATTTTGGCATCACCATGGCGGATGCTTAGTGAACATGGTGGTTGATAGCCATTTATAA